The region AAGGCCAAAGCTTTCACGAAGAGTGCAGCTCCTAAGTATTGAACTCTCGACTTAGGGATTCAAACAACCACTTTACCACTGCGACCGACACCCGTTTGGTATCCAAAAACCTTTCAAAATGTAGCTAGTGAACTTTTAaggaaattaataaaaaaaaaatcaatatcatTGTTAATATTATATGGAAAACTTTCGATTTTTTCCTTGTAgcctatttaaaaattaaaatgcctAGACTTGGTTCTCTATAACTATAATGACTTGAAATCTATAGCCTATTGAGAAGGAAACCCCTCCAAGTATTTAAATGTAGCTGCATGTCCAAAATTAGAACCAATGAATCAAAACCCACCCACCCTCACTCAATTGTTTTTGGGAGCTTCTCCTTTAGAATAAACACTCAATtgtctttaaaaaaagaaacaCTCAATTGTTTATTCTAAGGGTTGATGTCTTGACAAATCAACTTATATAGATCTCATGAGTTTTAGCTTTGGAAAATTGAATGAGATAGAATCGCATGTGGATACCACTTGATGAAAAAGAAGGTTAAGGTCTAGAGCCAAATTACAGAATGCAACTCTCATCATCTTAGTGGAGGAGTGTAGATCCTCCTCCTTTCCAAAGTTATAGAAAGAGGTTAATAGTATATGATTCgatcaacttctcttttatcaaaatcaattctgaaattcaGAAGTTACTACATAAACTTATCCTTATAATTGGTTAtgaattcaaaatcaattgtagaagaactTTCAAACATGTACTAAATAAAGGTAAATTGACATATAAATAAAATAGGTCACCTAATAAAGAGTCAATGGATAAATTGCTAAATACAGTAGATAATAACTCTGTTAACCACCTAATATGCTTGAATGTCTTTGTGGTCAAGCAACTAGTGGAGTTTTCCTCAGTTTATCAATTTTCAAAGCAAAATGTATAGCCGTAGTCTCCATCCCCGCATCAATTAGAGCTTGCTTCAAGGTACTAAACAAGTTTGCAGGAGGCCGAATACCAACATCCAACATTTGTTGAAAGTACTTACAGGCTGCATCCAACTTATTTGCATGGCACAAGGCACTGATTAACACAAAAAACACATGCATTCCAGGAAGGATTCCCCTGGCTCTCATCTGATCCCAAACCGCCATTGCCATGTCCAATCTCTCCTCATCACAAAACATCCTCAAAATGATGTCATAAGTGCTCACAGTAGGCTCACACCCCATCTCACTACTCATTCTCTGGAAAACCGAGTAAGCTTCTTGGGTTCTTCGAGCCTTTATCAGGTGATGAAGTATTATGTCATATGTTCTAGAATTTGGACCAACCCCACATTGTTTCATCTCATCAACGACCCTATAAGCATCATCCATCCGCATTGACCAACAATAAGCTCCAACAACAGCATTATAGGTAGGTGCTTCTGGGGCAAAACCATTAGCCTTGAATTTTTCATAGAATTCAAGAGCTTCATCCAACCTCTTATCAGAACCCAAACCATTAATCAAAGTGCTATATACGTGAGGAGATGGCATCATATTCTTTTCTAGCATCTCATGATAGAACCCAATGGCCTCATCATATTTTTTGGCCTTACAATATGCATTGATGAGTATACCATAGGTGACAACATCAGGCTCAAAACACTCACACTTCATCTCCCTACAAACCTCATTGACCCTCAACAAGTTTTGCTGCTGACTCCACCCTTCTAACA is a window of Lotus japonicus ecotype B-129 chromosome 5, LjGifu_v1.2 DNA encoding:
- the LOC130721042 gene encoding pentatricopeptide repeat-containing protein At1g71060, mitochondrial-like, translated to MAFSRSPKRFFNLFSSNLPLSKPYPASLTPLSTSPTIKLPQNLSGSLRIHTLTPHTPHADRICKILSKSPNSTIDAALADLPVEVSPELVAEVLNKLSNAGVLALSFFHWAEKQKGFKHSTESFHALIEALGKIRQFKVIWNLVEDMKQRKLLTRDTFAFIARRYARARKVKEAVETFEKMEKYGLKPEVSDFNKLVDVLCKSKSVEKAQELFDKMRHRGLVPDLKSYTILLEGWSQQQNLLRVNEVCREMKCECFEPDVVTYGILINAYCKAKKYDEAIGFYHEMLEKNMMPSPHVYSTLINGLGSDKRLDEALEFYEKFKANGFAPEAPTYNAVVGAYCWSMRMDDAYRVVDEMKQCGVGPNSRTYDIILHHLIKARRTQEAYSVFQRMSSEMGCEPTVSTYDIILRMFCDEERLDMAMAVWDQMRARGILPGMHVFFVLISALCHANKLDAACKYFQQMLDVGIRPPANLFSTLKQALIDAGMETTAIHFALKIDKLRKTPLVA